From a single Lolium rigidum isolate FL_2022 chromosome 7, APGP_CSIRO_Lrig_0.1, whole genome shotgun sequence genomic region:
- the LOC124674424 gene encoding uncharacterized protein LOC124674424 yields MDSPKKEQESSSGANPMQGGGPAPGDHHPQQPKRPHLSIDIPTASTAAMPRHPVITPTAAAAEHPAPAAEADTTPATPGSNSSSRAPGSCKPPVPAPQRTPSFKLRQTVRSLLPGGGSFKSSVRGYEASFSRLFSARIARTSSLPVNDDDNSVVSRPNFLSLHGADKTPNDPAVDKAGMHRSQSLPMNMKKFNSTKSIKRMNSLGGVYRVVPSTPRNPATPSNVVPDIEPTVSGAGEEDGEDIAEEEAVCRICMVELSEGSGTMKLECACKGELALAHKDCALKWFSIKGTRTCEVCKVEVQNLPVTLLRVQSVRGEANRVGNGGANGSRHARYRLWHGTPILVIVSILAYFCFLEQLLVGHNGFAALAISLPFSCILGLFSSLTTSSMVARRYVWIYGAIQFLFVVFFTHLFYRYLHLQAVISIILATFAGFGVGMIGNSIIVEILRWRTIAPAQQRRARRPRVAQQQQQAPASSQPTGQPSATQEGQRNAAGGDVENPVVP; encoded by the exons ATGGATTCTCCAAAAAAGGAGCAG GAGAGTAGCAGTGGAGCAAATCCAATGCAAGGAGGAGGCCCTGCCCCTGGTGATCACCACCCTCAGCAACCCAAGAGGCCGCACCTCTCGATCGACATCCCGACGGCGAGCACCGCAGCCATGCCTCGCCACCCCGTCATCACAccgacagcagcagcagcggaaCACCCGGCTCCAGCAGCAGAAGCAGATACCACACCAGCGACGCCCGGctccaacagcagcagcagagcaCCCGGTTCTTGCAAGCCGCCGGTGCCGGCGCCGCAGCGCACGCCGTCGTTCAAGCTGCGGCAGACGGTGAGGAGCCTGCTTCCCGGAGGAGGCAGCTTCAAGTCGTCGGTCAGAGGGTACGAGGCCTCCTTCTCCAGGCTATTCAGTGCCAGGATCGCGAGGACGTCGTCGCTCCCCGTGAACGACGATGATAACAGTGTGGTCTCGCGGCCGAACTTCCTCTCGCTGCACGGAGCCGACAAGACCCCCAACGATCCTGCCGTT GATAAAGCAGGCATGCACCGCTCGCAGTCCCTCCCCATGAACATGAAGAAGTTCAACTCGACGAAAAGCATCAAGAGGATGAACTCGCTCGGCGGCGTGTACCGCGTGGTCCCTTCCACGCCACGAAACCCCGCCACGCCGAGCAATGTCGTTCCGGACATAGAACCTACCGTGTCAG GGGCTGGAGAGGAAGATGGAGAGGACATAGCAGAGGAAGAGGCGGTGTGTCGGATCTGCATGGTGGAGCTGTCCGAAGGGAGCGGCACCATGAAGCTGGAGTGCGCCTGCAAGGGTGAGCTCGCTCTAGCCCACAAGGACTGTGCCCTCAAGTGGTTCAGCATCAAGGGCACCAGGACCTGCGAGGTGTGCAAGGTGGAGGTCCAGAACCTCCCTGTCACCCTTCTACGTGTTCAGAGCGTGCGTGGCGAGGCGAACCGTGTCGGCAACGGTGGCGCCAACGGATCTCGACACGCTCGGTACAG ATTGTGGCATGGAACACCAATCCTTGTGATCGTAAGCATTCTTGCCTACTTCTGCTTCTTGGAGCAATTGCTG GTTGGCCATAATGGTTTTGCTGCCCTGGCGATATCACTGCCCTTCTCATGTATCCTAGGTCTATTCTCATCGTTGACAACAAGCAGCATGG TGGCAAGAAGGTACGTTTGGATCTACGGGGCTATCCAGTTCCTCTTCGTTGTATTCTTCACTCATCTGTTCTACAGATAT CTGCATTTGCAAGCTGTGATATCCATCATCCTGGCCACCTTTGCTGGTTTCGGTGTGGGGATGATTGGCAACTCCATCATCGTCGAAATACTAAGGTGGAGGACAATCGCTCCGGCTCAACAACGCCGTGCTCGGAGACCACGCGTGGCACAACAGCAGCAGCAAGCTCCGGCATCTAGTCAGCCTACAGGCCAGCCATCAGCCACCCAAGAGGGGCAGCGTAATGCTGCTGGCGGTGACGTCGAAAATCCTGTCGTCCCTTAA
- the LOC124673330 gene encoding zinc finger CCCH domain-containing protein 24-like — MNGSDSCWHSASEHPYIENAGPVGFPCTQRVRRAELTLVVGLSDIDLMCFCNRWEEESPEAATGDAAAATSPAASTVEEAAAPAGDKRRREDSPEKPTGDESQAAAPAVPTAEEASAPGGGGGDRPLHPMSKTSLCSFFRRRGGGPDGCSHGEGCRYAHTEEELRPRPDGTWDPTSCRAKRLHKVSEEEVHEEEVTIDETSLDKCLLGLSRHWVTDKLKSFLEEQGISYAAAKKKKGMTVGFVTFENIEQLTNAVEVLKENRSGGKEMKIVDANRRSHQKLRTEGPASGNGAAAENGVAADGTSAPEAAVVASIRTVRDAVTPLAHMTYKDQLEHKKNSVAQLLKKLTRNAKKACPYGVSLPEWISEAKQIGGLSCKLEGILESPVIDGYRNKCEFSVGHSLAGKKTVGFMLGNFREGVTAVEEPVDCPNVSGISSKYAFMFQDFLQSSTLPVWNRVDNSGFWRQFTVREGRSPAQAVVAQDAEIQISEVMIIVQVCSTGIDELLMKDEFAKLSLTLIQGAATCSPPLPLTTIVVQDHTGISNVAAADCPLIPLLVRKVGQSEEGAVDQTRIHDHISNLRFSLSPTAFFQVNTLAAERLYTLAGDWANLNSDTLLFDVCCGTGTIGLTLAHRVGMVVGIEMNEAAVLDAERNALINGIKNCRFVCGKAENVMGSLLTEYLGSPEQDLVVSESNSEVGATGKNEDIVDGTKNNGETMDSSTEKNDNGERQQMGDKSDDRPSSSDEINGDLGDRVSKQLEGGHDQSNVANGNQNSEEASLLISEESIATKSADCLEHTKTLGDGSSVSNNDTLAATACQFKNFVAIVDPPRAGLHPTVLKVLRTHPRIRRLVYISCNPDTLVANAIELCTPTSENREKNKGHRAWRNMSSAGLARQRTKSMPSSEPFVPKRAMAVDLFPHTSHCEMVMLFER, encoded by the exons ATGAACGGCAGCGACTCCTGTTGGCACTCTGCATCGGAGCATCCGTACATTGAAAATGCTGGCCCTGTCGGCTTCCCCTGCACTCAACGGGTTCGGAGGGCGGAGCTGACGTTGGTCGTCGGCCTCAGCGACAttgatttgatgtgcttctgcaaCAGATG GGAGGAGGAATCGCCGGAGGCCGCCACCGGAGACGCGGCGGCAGCAACCTCCCCCGCCGCCTCCACTGTCGAGgaggccgccgcccccgccggggATAAGCGCAGGAGGGAGGACTCGCCAGAGAAGCCTACCGGAGATGAATCACAAGCAGCCGCCCCCGCTGTCCCCACTGCCGAGGAGGCCTccgcccccggcggcggcggcggcgataggCCGCTGCACCCGATGTCGAAGACGAGCCTGTGCTCCTTCTtccggcgccgcggcggcgggcCGGACGGGTGCAGCCACGGGGAGGGGTGCCGGTACGCGCAcacggaggaggagctccggcccCGGCCCGACGGCACCTGGGACCCCACCTCCTGCCGCGCCAAGAGGCTCCACAAGGTCTCCGAGGAGGAGGTGCACGAGGAGGAGGTGACCATTGACGAGACGTCGCTCGACAAGTGCCTCCTCGGGCTCTCCAGGCACTGGGTCACCGACAAGCTCAAGTCTTTCCTCGAGGAGCAG GGAATCTCATATGCAGCAgcaaagaagaagaaaggaatGACTGTTGGATTTGTGACATTTGAAAATATTGAACAACTGACAAATGCTGTGGAG GTCCTTAAGGAGAATCGATCTGGTGGAAAGGAAATGAAGATAGTAGATGCCAATCGTAGGTCACATCAGAAGCTACGCACAGAAGGACCGGCATCTGGAAATGGGGCAGCAGCAGAAAACGGTGTTGCTGCTGACGGAACATCTGCGCCTGAAGCAGCTGTAGTAGCAAGTATAAGAACTGTGCGCGACGCAGTTACCCCACTTGCCCATATGACTTACAAGGATCAGCTGGAGCACAAAAAAAATTCAGTTGCACAGTTACTGAAGAAACTT ACTCGCAATGCTAAGAAAGCTTGCCCATATGGTGTTTCTCTTCCAGAATGGATTTCTGAAGCAAAGCAAATTG GTGGTCTTTCTTGCAAGCTTGAAGGCATTCTGGAGTCCCCAGTGATTGATGGTTATCGTAACAAATGTGAGTTCTCTGTGGGACATTCCTTGGCGGGTAAAAAGACTGTAGGGTTTATGCTTGGGAATTTCAG GGAAGGTGTGACTGCTGTTGAGGAACCTGTGGACTGCCCAAATGTTTCAGGAATTTCCTCTAAATATGCTTTCATGTTTCAAGATTTTCTGCAGTCGTCAACCTTACCTGTGTGGAACAGAGTTGATAATTCTGGATTTTGGCGCCAATTCACG GTTCGAGAGGGAAGAAGTCCAGCTCAAGCTGTTGTTGCACAAGATGCAGAAATACAAATATCTGAAGTCATGATTATTGTTCAG GTGTGCTCCACAGGTATTGATGAGCTACTGATGAAAGATGAGTTTGCCAAGTTGTccctgacgctgatacaaggggctgcAACATGCTCACCTCCATTGCCTCTTACAACTATAGTAGTCCAA GATCACACAGGAATATCAAATGTAGCAGCAGCTGACTGTCCACTGATCCCACTATTGGTGCGAAAAGTAGGCCAATCAGAAGAGGGGGCAGTGGATCAAACAAGAATTCACGATCACATCAGCAATCTTCGGTTCTCATTATCACCAACAGCATTTTTCCAG GTCAATACTCTTGCTGCAGAAAGATTGTACACCCTTGCTGGTGACTGGGCCAATCTCAATTCAGACACATTACTTTTTGACGTATGCTGTGGGACTGGGACAATTGGCCTGACATTAGCACACCGTGTTGGAATG GTTGTTGGAATTGAAATGAATGAAGCAGCAGTTCTGGATGCTGAGAGAAATGCTCTTATCAATGGTATAAAAAATTGCCGTTTTGTCTGCGGGAAG GCCGAAAATGTGATGGGGTCTCTTCTCACGGAGTATCTTGGTTCACCAGAGCAGGACCTTGTGGTTTCTGAAAGTAATTCAGAAGTTGGTGCTACAGGAAAAAATGAAGATATAGTTGATGGTACAAAGAATAATGGTGAAACTATGGACAGTTCAACGGAGAAAAACGATAATGGTGAAAGACAGCAGATGGGAGACAAGTCGGACGATCGTCCCAGTTCTAGTGATGAGATAAATGGGGACTTGGGGGATAGGGTGAGCAAACAGTTGGAAGGTGGGCATGATCAATCCAATGTGGCTAATGGTAATCAAAATAGTGAGGAAGCGTCATTGTTGATCAGTGAGGAGTCCATTGCCACAAAATCAGCTGACTGCTTGGAGCACACAAAAACACTTGGGGATGGTTCTTCGGTTTCTAACAATGACACACTTGCTGCTACTGCATGTCAGTTTAAGAACTTTGTTGCTATTGTAGACCCTCCACGTGCTGGGCTTCACCCTACT GTGCTCAAGGTGTTGAGGACTCATCCACGCATTCGTCGTCTAGT GTACATTTCCTGCAATCCAGACACTCTAGTTGCCAACGCGATCGAGCTTTGCACCCCCACATCAGAGAACAGGGAAAAGAACAAGGGCCACCGTGCATGGCGGAACATGAGCAGTGCCGGCCTCGCAAGGCAGAGGACAAAGTCGATGCCCAGCTCGGAGCCTTTTGTTCCCAAGAGAGCTATGGCAGTGGACTTGTTCCCCCACACCTCGCACTGCGAGATGGTCATGCTTTTCGAGAGGTGA